A genomic segment from Bacillus cereus G9842 encodes:
- a CDS encoding phospho-sugar mutase — MNWKQEFSRWLSYAQLDAELKEQLENMKQDEKKIEDSFYKNLEFGTGGMRGELGAGTNRLNVYTVRKATKGLASFIEKLGEEAKKRGVVVAYDSRHKSPEFAMEVAATLGARGITTYVFESLRPTPVLSFAVRHLHTVSGIVLTASHNPPEYNGYKVYGEDGGQLPPKEADELISYVDAIEDELTVEVADVEQLKADGLLHIIGQEVDDAYAAELNNVIINKEMVEKAGKDLKIVFTPLHGTSNISVRRGLEEVGFTDVTVVKEQELPDPNFSTVKSPNPEEHAAFEYAIRDGEKVGADVLIATDPDADRLGVAVRNHNGEFQVLTGNQTGALMLDYLLSQKKENGILPENGVVLKTIVTSEIGRTIAKAYGLDTVDTLTGFKFIGEKIRQYEESGQYEFQFGYEESYGYLIRPFCRDKDAVQSVLFACEVAAYYKSQGKTLYDGLLEVFEKYGFFREDLVSLTLKGKDGAEQIQEMMATFRENPPKEVAGLTVVAVEDYKASIITSLQDGHKEEIHLPKSNVLKYQLEDGSWFCLRPSGTEPKIKFYFGVQDSSLQNSEQKLLTIKEDIMNRL, encoded by the coding sequence ATGAATTGGAAACAAGAATTTAGTCGCTGGCTTTCTTACGCACAATTAGATGCAGAATTAAAAGAACAGCTAGAAAACATGAAGCAAGATGAGAAGAAAATCGAGGATAGCTTTTATAAAAACCTAGAGTTCGGCACAGGTGGTATGCGTGGTGAACTTGGTGCTGGTACGAACCGTTTAAACGTATATACAGTTCGTAAAGCAACAAAAGGATTAGCAAGCTTTATTGAAAAGTTAGGTGAGGAAGCGAAAAAACGAGGTGTTGTTGTAGCCTATGATTCTCGTCATAAATCACCTGAGTTTGCAATGGAAGTCGCTGCTACACTTGGTGCACGTGGTATCACAACATATGTGTTTGAAAGCTTACGTCCAACGCCAGTACTTTCTTTCGCAGTTCGTCATTTACATACAGTAAGTGGAATCGTTCTTACGGCAAGCCATAATCCGCCTGAATATAACGGATACAAAGTATACGGTGAAGATGGTGGACAGTTGCCGCCAAAAGAAGCGGATGAGTTAATTAGCTACGTAGATGCAATAGAAGATGAATTAACAGTTGAAGTCGCTGATGTAGAGCAATTAAAAGCTGACGGTTTATTACATATTATTGGACAAGAAGTAGATGATGCATATGCTGCAGAATTGAACAATGTCATCATTAATAAAGAAATGGTGGAAAAGGCCGGCAAAGACTTAAAAATCGTCTTTACACCATTACACGGAACATCAAATATTTCTGTACGCCGTGGTTTAGAAGAAGTTGGATTTACAGATGTAACAGTTGTAAAAGAGCAAGAGTTACCAGATCCAAACTTCTCTACAGTAAAATCACCGAACCCAGAAGAGCACGCCGCGTTTGAGTATGCAATTCGTGACGGTGAAAAGGTAGGCGCAGATGTATTAATCGCAACTGATCCTGACGCAGATCGCCTTGGTGTAGCTGTTCGTAATCATAATGGTGAGTTCCAAGTATTAACAGGTAACCAAACAGGTGCATTAATGCTTGATTACTTACTATCTCAAAAGAAAGAAAACGGAATACTTCCAGAGAACGGTGTCGTATTAAAAACAATCGTAACGTCTGAAATTGGCCGTACAATTGCAAAAGCATACGGTTTAGATACAGTTGATACGTTAACTGGATTTAAATTTATCGGTGAGAAAATTAGACAGTATGAAGAAAGCGGACAATACGAATTCCAATTCGGTTATGAGGAAAGCTATGGTTATTTAATCCGTCCATTCTGCCGTGATAAAGATGCAGTACAATCTGTCCTATTTGCATGTGAAGTAGCTGCATACTACAAATCACAAGGGAAAACGTTATATGATGGTCTATTAGAAGTATTTGAGAAGTATGGTTTCTTCCGTGAAGACCTTGTATCGTTAACGTTAAAAGGAAAAGATGGAGCGGAACAAATCCAAGAGATGATGGCGACGTTCCGTGAGAATCCTCCGAAAGAAGTAGCAGGCTTAACAGTCGTAGCAGTTGAAGATTATAAAGCAAGCATCATTACATCTTTACAAGATGGACATAAAGAAGAGATTCACTTACCGAAATCAAATGTGTTAAAATATCAATTAGAGGATGGTTCATGGTTCTGCCTACGTCCATCTGGAACTGAACCGAAGATTAAGTTCTACTTCGGTGTACAAGATAGTTCTTTACAAAATAGTGAACAAAAGTTACTTACTATTAAAGAAGACATTATGAATCGTTTATAA
- a CDS encoding NAD(P)/FAD-dependent oxidoreductase, whose protein sequence is MAENQKVYDITIIGGGPTGLFTAFYGGMRQASVKIIESLPQLGGQLSALYPEKYIYDVAGFPKVRAQELVDNLKEQMKKFDPTVCLEEAVDTLEKQADGIFKLVTNKQTHYSKSVIITAGNGAFQPRRLELEGTAKYEKKNLHYFVDDMNKFAGKRVVVFGGGDSAVDWTMMLEPIAEKVTIVHRRDKFRAHEHSVENLMNSRAEVSTPYVPVELIGDDKIEQVVLQHVKTEEKVIIDVDDVIVNYGFVSSLGPIKNWGLDIQKNSILVNSKMETNIPGIYAAGDICTYEGKVKLIACGFGEAPTAVNNAKAYFDPNAKLQPMHSSSMF, encoded by the coding sequence GTGGCAGAAAATCAAAAAGTTTACGACATAACAATTATTGGTGGTGGTCCAACGGGACTGTTCACAGCATTTTATGGCGGTATGAGACAAGCAAGTGTAAAAATCATTGAAAGCTTACCTCAACTTGGAGGACAATTATCCGCACTCTACCCTGAAAAATACATTTATGATGTGGCTGGATTTCCAAAAGTGCGTGCACAAGAATTAGTCGATAACTTAAAAGAGCAAATGAAGAAATTTGATCCAACCGTTTGCTTAGAAGAAGCGGTTGATACGCTTGAAAAACAAGCTGATGGTATATTTAAACTTGTTACGAATAAACAAACTCACTATTCTAAATCAGTCATCATTACTGCCGGCAATGGTGCTTTCCAACCACGCCGCTTAGAATTAGAAGGTACAGCAAAATACGAAAAGAAAAACTTACATTATTTCGTTGATGATATGAATAAATTTGCTGGCAAGCGCGTCGTAGTATTTGGCGGTGGCGACTCCGCAGTAGACTGGACGATGATGTTAGAACCGATTGCTGAAAAAGTTACAATCGTTCATCGCCGTGATAAATTCCGTGCACATGAACATAGCGTCGAAAACTTAATGAATTCTCGTGCAGAAGTAAGTACACCGTATGTTCCAGTTGAACTCATTGGTGATGACAAAATTGAACAAGTCGTTCTTCAGCACGTAAAAACTGAAGAAAAAGTTATCATCGATGTTGATGACGTAATTGTAAACTACGGCTTCGTTTCTTCTCTTGGTCCAATTAAAAACTGGGGCTTAGATATACAAAAAAATAGCATCCTTGTGAATTCAAAAATGGAAACGAATATTCCTGGCATTTACGCTGCTGGTGACATTTGTACATATGAAGGAAAAGTAAAACTTATCGCTTGTGGATTTGGCGAAGCACCGACAGCAGTAAACAATGCAAAAGCTTACTTCGATCCAAATGCAAAACTTCAACCGATGCATAGCTCAAGTATGTTTTAA
- a CDS encoding NUDIX hydrolase — protein MEKRGKVWLAVSGLVATKDGRWLFVKKKYSGLKGKWSLPAGFVNEGETVEEAVKREVLEETGIVAHVKGIIGVRSGVIRDEISDNMIIFLLEPEGENIIVQEKELSEVAFLHPDKIADDPNTSVLIKYLLEGRSELHLEVDKTLNPGESFGYTAYHVFTARAKEREKE, from the coding sequence ATGGAGAAACGAGGGAAGGTATGGCTAGCTGTTAGCGGTCTAGTAGCTACAAAAGATGGCAGGTGGCTATTCGTTAAGAAGAAATACAGTGGATTAAAAGGGAAATGGTCTTTACCGGCTGGTTTTGTAAATGAAGGTGAGACAGTTGAAGAAGCTGTGAAACGCGAAGTGTTAGAAGAGACAGGCATTGTCGCTCATGTGAAGGGGATCATTGGTGTTCGATCGGGTGTTATTCGTGATGAAATTAGTGATAATATGATTATTTTCCTTTTGGAGCCTGAAGGAGAAAATATTATTGTACAGGAGAAAGAATTGTCTGAAGTGGCGTTCTTACATCCAGATAAGATTGCGGACGATCCGAATACGTCTGTACTTATTAAATATTTGTTAGAAGGAAGATCAGAACTACATCTTGAAGTGGACAAAACATTAAATCCAGGAGAATCATTTGGTTATACAGCTTATCACGTATTTACGGCACGTGCGAAGGAGAGGGAAAAAGAGTGA
- a CDS encoding NAD(P)/FAD-dependent oxidoreductase, whose product MKTPKIVVLGAGYGGMITTVRLQKALSVNEAEITLVNNNSYHYQATWLHESAAGTLQDEKICLDIQDVIDTNKVNFVQDTVVEIKAAEKRIILKDGELEYDYLVIGLGFESETFGITGLKEHAFSIANINATREIREHMEASFAKYADEKRDELVTIVVGGAGFTGIEYVGELANRVPELCKQYNVPREKARIICVEAAPTALPGFDPALVEYAVKQLEKKGVEFRIGTAIKEATEEGIIVANGDDTELIKSETVVWAAGVRGNGIVEESGFEAMRGRVKVDEYMHAPGYEEVFMVGDAALIINEEINRPYPPTAQIAIQQGYNIAHNLTVLVRGKGEMKKFAFDNKGSVCSLGHDDAMGVVMGKKLTGWKASFMKKVIDNRYLFLLGGPLLVLKKGKLKFF is encoded by the coding sequence GTGAAGACTCCAAAAATCGTAGTTTTAGGTGCAGGTTATGGCGGGATGATTACGACTGTTCGTCTGCAAAAAGCATTATCTGTAAATGAAGCTGAAATTACGTTAGTAAACAACAACAGCTATCACTACCAAGCGACTTGGTTACACGAGAGCGCAGCTGGTACATTACAAGATGAAAAAATCTGTCTAGATATTCAAGACGTTATTGATACAAATAAAGTGAACTTTGTACAAGACACAGTAGTAGAAATTAAAGCTGCTGAAAAACGTATTATCTTAAAAGACGGCGAGTTAGAGTATGACTACTTAGTAATCGGTCTTGGTTTCGAATCAGAAACATTCGGAATTACAGGATTAAAAGAGCATGCATTCTCAATCGCTAACATTAATGCAACTCGTGAAATTCGTGAGCATATGGAAGCTAGTTTCGCTAAATATGCAGATGAGAAGCGCGATGAGTTAGTAACAATCGTTGTTGGTGGTGCTGGATTTACTGGTATCGAGTACGTAGGTGAGCTTGCAAACCGTGTTCCTGAACTTTGCAAACAGTACAATGTACCACGTGAAAAAGCACGTATCATTTGTGTAGAAGCGGCTCCAACAGCACTTCCAGGTTTCGATCCAGCATTAGTAGAATACGCTGTAAAACAACTTGAGAAAAAAGGCGTAGAATTCCGCATCGGTACAGCAATTAAAGAAGCAACTGAAGAAGGAATTATCGTTGCAAATGGCGATGATACGGAATTAATTAAGTCTGAAACAGTAGTTTGGGCTGCAGGTGTTCGTGGTAATGGTATTGTAGAAGAGTCTGGCTTTGAAGCAATGCGCGGACGTGTAAAAGTTGATGAGTACATGCACGCTCCAGGATACGAAGAGGTATTCATGGTTGGTGATGCCGCGTTAATTATTAACGAAGAAATTAACCGTCCATACCCACCAACAGCACAAATTGCAATTCAACAAGGTTACAACATTGCACACAACTTAACTGTATTAGTTCGTGGCAAGGGCGAAATGAAAAAATTCGCATTCGATAATAAAGGATCTGTATGTTCTTTAGGTCATGACGATGCAATGGGTGTTGTTATGGGTAAAAAGTTAACAGGTTGGAAAGCTTCCTTCATGAAGAAAGTAATCGATAACCGCTACCTGTTCTTATTAGGTGGACCTTTATTAGTTCTTAAAAAAGGTAAATTAAAGTTCTTTTAA
- a CDS encoding YuiB family protein produces MSIPVLLISMMLFFILFFGIGFLLNMILRATWVMVIVYPIVCMLIINKASMWDYFSKPKETFSSFGTSVSHLGQADLFILSTGLVGAALAGVVIKKLRKSGYQMF; encoded by the coding sequence GTGAGTATACCGGTACTACTTATTTCAATGATGTTATTCTTTATTTTGTTCTTTGGAATTGGATTTTTACTCAACATGATTTTGCGGGCTACATGGGTAATGGTTATTGTGTATCCGATTGTTTGTATGCTTATTATTAATAAAGCGAGTATGTGGGATTATTTTTCAAAGCCGAAAGAAACATTTTCTTCATTTGGGACAAGTGTATCGCACTTAGGACAAGCAGACTTATTTATTCTATCTACTGGATTAGTAGGGGCTGCTTTAGCAGGAGTCGTAATCAAGAAACTTCGGAAAAGCGGATATCAAATGTTTTAA
- the pepA gene encoding cytosol aminopeptidase, producing the protein MFQVQKELAGHEVVIVALFEEEKMSSFVQELDKAFEGQLQVLLEEKELSTKKKAISKVHSLGKTNVKRYYFVGLGKKESYTTETLRAALGKAFKTLQVAKVQDAAILLDSFVTEKLDAIDVAHIAAEVQGLGTYELQTYKSDKKDREELEKFTAITAEDAQEIEAALTVGYVHGRATNSARTLVNMPPNVLTATKLAEYAVELAEKYDMDYKVLEKEEMEDLGMGALLAVNQGSVEPPKMIALIYKGKEEWTDVIGFVGKGITYDTGGYSLKPREGMVGMKGDMGGAAAVLGAMEIIGELRPEQNVIAVIPSTDNVVSGTAFKPDDVITSMSGKTIEVLNTDAEGRLALADGITYAKKLGANYLVDVATLTGGVIVALGNYTTGAMTNNEELFEQVLEASMETDEPIWQLPIFDRDKERVRNSKFADLNNSPGREGHAVMAGTFLGEFAEDTPWVHLDIAGTSETKGAHDLGPAGATGAMVRTLATLVERFGEE; encoded by the coding sequence ATGTTTCAAGTACAAAAAGAATTAGCAGGTCATGAAGTAGTGATTGTTGCTCTATTTGAAGAAGAGAAAATGAGTAGTTTTGTACAAGAACTGGACAAAGCGTTTGAAGGACAATTACAAGTTTTACTAGAAGAGAAAGAATTATCTACGAAGAAAAAGGCCATTTCGAAAGTACATAGCTTAGGAAAAACAAATGTGAAACGTTATTACTTTGTTGGTTTAGGCAAGAAAGAGTCTTACACGACAGAAACGTTACGTGCGGCTCTTGGAAAAGCGTTTAAAACATTACAAGTAGCAAAAGTACAAGATGCAGCGATCTTACTTGATTCTTTCGTAACAGAGAAATTAGATGCGATTGATGTAGCTCATATTGCAGCAGAAGTACAAGGCCTTGGTACATATGAGTTACAAACGTATAAATCAGATAAAAAGGATCGTGAAGAGTTAGAGAAGTTCACGGCTATTACAGCGGAAGATGCACAAGAAATTGAAGCCGCATTAACAGTTGGCTACGTACATGGACGTGCAACAAACTCGGCTCGTACACTTGTAAATATGCCGCCAAACGTATTAACAGCGACAAAGCTTGCTGAGTATGCTGTTGAGTTAGCGGAGAAGTATGATATGGACTATAAAGTTCTTGAGAAAGAAGAGATGGAAGATCTTGGTATGGGTGCATTACTTGCAGTAAACCAAGGTAGTGTAGAGCCACCAAAAATGATCGCTCTTATTTATAAAGGAAAAGAAGAGTGGACGGATGTCATTGGATTCGTTGGAAAAGGTATTACATACGATACAGGTGGTTATTCTTTAAAACCACGTGAAGGCATGGTTGGTATGAAAGGTGATATGGGCGGTGCAGCTGCTGTATTAGGTGCGATGGAAATTATCGGAGAACTGCGCCCAGAACAAAATGTGATCGCTGTTATTCCTTCAACTGATAACGTTGTAAGTGGTACGGCATTTAAGCCAGACGATGTAATCACATCTATGAGCGGAAAGACAATTGAAGTATTAAATACGGATGCAGAAGGTCGTCTAGCTTTAGCTGATGGTATTACGTATGCGAAAAAACTTGGTGCAAACTACCTTGTTGATGTTGCAACATTAACAGGCGGTGTAATTGTTGCACTTGGAAACTATACGACAGGCGCAATGACAAATAATGAAGAGTTATTTGAGCAAGTGCTAGAGGCTTCTATGGAAACAGATGAGCCAATTTGGCAACTACCGATTTTTGATCGTGATAAAGAACGTGTGAGAAACAGTAAGTTTGCTGATTTAAATAACTCACCAGGCCGTGAAGGACATGCGGTTATGGCAGGTACATTCCTAGGCGAATTCGCTGAAGATACACCGTGGGTACACTTAGATATCGCTGGAACATCAGAAACAAAAGGCGCGCACGACTTAGGTCCAGCTGGAGCAACTGGTGCAATGGTACGTACACTTGCAACACTTGTGGAGCGTTTCGGAGAAGAATAA
- the cdaS gene encoding sporulation-specific diadenylate cyclase CdaS yields MHEWGLSEELKIQTKQMIEIAERELSIMRNAIDKEDECILCKMEDIHHMLANVQTLAATYYIQAYLSPYTESSSFITTAIQHLSVRKHGALIVVERNETLEAFIQTGTTLNAHLTAPLLESIFYPGNPLHDGAVLVKNNHIVSAANILPLTKSTEVDPELGTRHRAAIGLSEKSDALILVVSEETGRTSFALNGILYTISL; encoded by the coding sequence ATGCACGAATGGGGCTTGTCAGAAGAGCTCAAAATACAAACAAAGCAAATGATTGAAATTGCTGAAAGAGAACTATCGATTATGAGGAACGCAATCGATAAAGAAGATGAATGCATTTTATGCAAAATGGAAGATATTCATCATATGTTGGCAAATGTACAAACATTGGCAGCTACATACTATATTCAGGCATATTTATCACCTTATACGGAAAGTTCATCTTTTATTACAACAGCTATCCAACATTTAAGCGTCAGAAAACATGGTGCTCTTATCGTTGTGGAACGAAACGAGACGCTTGAAGCTTTCATTCAAACTGGAACGACATTAAACGCTCACTTAACTGCACCATTACTCGAATCAATATTTTATCCAGGTAACCCTCTTCATGACGGTGCCGTTCTCGTAAAAAATAATCATATTGTCTCAGCTGCTAATATTCTTCCTTTAACGAAAAGTACAGAAGTTGATCCTGAGCTGGGAACACGGCACAGAGCTGCAATTGGCTTATCAGAAAAGAGTGATGCACTTATATTAGTTGTCTCTGAAGAAACGGGCCGTACTTCTTTTGCCTTAAATGGGATTTTGTATACGATTTCTTTATAA
- the galU gene encoding UTP--glucose-1-phosphate uridylyltransferase GalU, whose amino-acid sequence MKKVRKAIIPAAGLGTRFLPATKAMPKEMLPIVDKPTIQYIVEEAVKSGIEDIIIVTGKTKRSIEDHFDNAFELEQNLLEKKKYELLEKVQASSKMVDIHYIRQKEPKGLGHAVWCARKFIGDEPFAVLLGDDIVQAEKPCLRQLMDEYEKTLSSVIGVQTVPETETHRYGIIDPLEQEGRRYQVRNFVEKPAQGTAPSNLAIMGRYILTPEIFMFLEQQHVGAGGEIQLTDAIQSLNEIQRVFAYDFEGKRYDVGEKLGFVQTTIEMALQHPELRDDMVAMMKKILEEQANQES is encoded by the coding sequence ATGAAAAAAGTAAGAAAAGCGATAATCCCAGCAGCTGGATTAGGAACACGTTTTTTACCAGCAACGAAAGCAATGCCGAAAGAAATGTTACCGATAGTAGATAAACCAACGATTCAATACATTGTAGAAGAAGCAGTGAAATCGGGAATCGAAGATATTATTATCGTTACTGGTAAAACAAAGCGCTCTATCGAAGATCATTTTGATAACGCATTTGAACTAGAACAAAACTTATTAGAGAAGAAAAAATATGAGTTGCTTGAAAAAGTACAAGCTTCTTCAAAAATGGTAGATATTCATTACATCCGTCAAAAAGAGCCGAAGGGACTAGGACATGCTGTTTGGTGTGCACGTAAATTCATTGGTGATGAGCCATTTGCAGTGTTACTAGGTGATGATATTGTCCAAGCTGAGAAACCATGTTTACGTCAATTAATGGATGAGTATGAAAAAACACTTTCTTCTGTTATTGGTGTACAAACTGTTCCAGAAACAGAAACACACCGTTACGGAATTATCGATCCATTAGAACAAGAAGGTCGTCGTTACCAAGTTCGCAATTTCGTTGAGAAACCAGCACAAGGTACAGCACCTTCAAACTTAGCGATTATGGGCCGTTACATTTTAACGCCTGAAATCTTTATGTTCTTAGAACAGCAACATGTCGGTGCTGGCGGTGAAATTCAGTTAACAGATGCAATCCAAAGCTTAAATGAAATCCAACGTGTATTTGCTTACGATTTCGAAGGAAAGCGCTACGATGTAGGTGAAAAGCTAGGATTCGTTCAAACGACAATTGAAATGGCCCTGCAACACC
- a CDS encoding 3D domain-containing protein produces the protein MLKRYCIRIMMTCLLAIALCVTWNAFTGVSLLEIVKKYEGTSAKEVHAAEVKRNVAPSKEVINALEQANDWSKYRSIEMTATGYTSGIESTGKRPGHPEYGITYSGVKVKRDLYSTIAADLRVFPIGTILFVPGYGYGVVADKGGAIKGNRLDLYYDTVKDVYSQWGKKKVNVYVVKVGNGKFTEEELTMLNQDETMQVFRGQYLKQR, from the coding sequence ATGTTAAAACGATATTGTATTCGCATTATGATGACTTGTTTACTTGCAATTGCATTATGCGTAACATGGAATGCTTTCACAGGAGTTTCTCTATTAGAGATTGTAAAGAAATATGAGGGAACGAGTGCAAAAGAAGTACATGCAGCAGAAGTTAAGAGAAATGTTGCTCCGAGTAAAGAAGTGATAAATGCTTTAGAGCAGGCAAACGACTGGTCTAAATATCGTTCAATTGAAATGACTGCAACAGGTTATACATCGGGGATTGAGTCAACTGGTAAGAGGCCAGGGCATCCAGAGTATGGTATTACATATTCAGGTGTTAAAGTGAAAAGGGATTTATATTCCACAATTGCTGCGGACTTACGCGTATTCCCGATTGGAACGATTCTCTTCGTGCCAGGTTACGGGTATGGTGTAGTAGCTGATAAGGGCGGTGCAATAAAAGGAAACCGTCTTGATCTATATTATGATACGGTGAAAGATGTTTATAGCCAATGGGGTAAGAAAAAAGTAAATGTGTATGTAGTAAAAGTAGGAAATGGTAAGTTTACAGAAGAAGAGTTAACGATGTTAAATCAAGACGAAACGATGCAAGTGTTTCGTGGTCAATATTTAAAACAAAGATAG
- a CDS encoding MFS transporter → MEELQQNKTALEGSGKPLLKNTNFLFLWAATLFSSFALAFFTFSQTWYIAKTLNLEASLGVVFVALSVPRLIFMIIGGAVADKFPKKNIMFYSNIIRAILVATILTWFIVGDVTLYTFALFALFFGLADAFFWSADGSILPELVEKSRLTQANSLTQMTNQASVILGPVLGGILIKFTNYETIFSITILLLIVAAILVQKIQFTMPELKDTDKGMFTSIKEGILYVKESPFLSTFLICSAFLNLFLIGPMQVGFPLFVKNVLHGDSLQFSYLEASVGGGMAIGAVIVGLRNINRRRGLFCIIMMLLSGVFFLAINFSTVLWQALLAGMFYGITIAMAIVPLMAMIQSTVKEEMMGRVMSLLMLSSMGFIPLSYAFTSIALALGIPIVTVMKSGAIAVIVFVLFVAIRVPVVRKFD, encoded by the coding sequence ATGGAGGAACTACAACAAAATAAAACTGCTTTAGAAGGAAGCGGAAAACCGTTATTAAAAAATACGAATTTCCTTTTTCTTTGGGCAGCTACTCTTTTTTCAAGCTTTGCTTTAGCCTTTTTTACTTTTTCACAAACGTGGTACATAGCAAAAACATTAAACCTTGAAGCTTCACTCGGTGTTGTTTTCGTAGCTCTTAGTGTTCCAAGGCTTATTTTTATGATTATCGGCGGCGCTGTAGCTGATAAATTCCCGAAAAAAAACATTATGTTTTACTCCAATATTATTCGAGCGATTCTTGTTGCAACCATTCTCACATGGTTTATCGTTGGTGATGTAACACTATATACATTTGCTTTATTCGCTTTATTCTTTGGACTTGCCGATGCTTTCTTCTGGTCAGCAGATGGATCTATCTTACCGGAATTGGTAGAAAAAAGCCGGTTAACACAAGCGAATTCACTTACACAAATGACGAACCAAGCATCGGTCATCTTAGGCCCTGTACTTGGCGGAATTCTTATCAAATTCACAAACTACGAGACAATATTTTCTATTACAATTTTATTACTGATTGTCGCGGCCATACTCGTTCAAAAAATACAATTTACGATGCCAGAACTAAAAGATACGGATAAAGGTATGTTCACTTCCATTAAAGAAGGAATCTTATATGTAAAGGAATCACCATTCCTTTCAACTTTCCTTATTTGTAGCGCCTTTTTAAACTTATTTTTGATCGGCCCGATGCAAGTTGGTTTCCCGCTTTTTGTTAAAAACGTGCTGCATGGTGATTCACTCCAGTTTAGTTACTTAGAAGCATCTGTAGGCGGCGGAATGGCAATCGGTGCTGTCATTGTCGGTTTAAGAAATATTAATCGTAGGCGCGGTCTTTTTTGTATTATCATGATGCTATTGTCTGGTGTATTCTTCTTAGCCATCAACTTTAGCACCGTACTTTGGCAAGCACTATTAGCCGGCATGTTTTATGGTATTACAATTGCAATGGCTATCGTTCCGCTTATGGCGATGATTCAATCGACAGTAAAAGAGGAAATGATGGGACGCGTAATGAGCTTACTTATGCTATCATCAATGGGCTTTATCCCGCTCTCTTATGCATTCACATCAATCGCACTTGCACTGGGAATTCCAATCGTAACCGTTATGAAAAGCGGTGCAATTGCTGTTATCGTCTTCGTACTATTTGTAGCGATTCGTGTTCCAGTTGTAAGAAAGTTCGACTAG
- a CDS encoding GyrI-like domain-containing protein: MKEPIIVKKEAFQAIGVSVTTTNEKEASTEGKIPELWNRYFQEQMMHHIPNQQTKETLAFYSNYESDETGTYTFTIGMPVSSLKEVPENMTTLTIPAATYAVFTTRKGPVAEVVCEAWEYIWKWSKENKRAFTTDFELYDEKATDPTNVQLDIYIALA, translated from the coding sequence ATGAAAGAACCTATTATCGTAAAAAAAGAAGCTTTCCAAGCAATCGGCGTTTCGGTTACGACGACTAATGAAAAAGAAGCATCTACTGAAGGAAAAATTCCCGAGCTCTGGAACCGATACTTTCAAGAACAAATGATGCATCACATCCCAAATCAACAAACGAAAGAAACACTCGCTTTCTACTCCAACTACGAATCAGATGAAACTGGTACATATACATTTACAATCGGTATGCCCGTTTCTTCACTAAAAGAAGTTCCTGAAAATATGACAACTTTAACAATACCCGCCGCTACGTATGCGGTATTTACAACGAGAAAGGGACCAGTTGCTGAAGTCGTTTGCGAAGCTTGGGAATATATTTGGAAATGGTCGAAAGAAAATAAACGTGCTTTTACAACAGACTTTGAGCTTTATGATGAAAAAGCAACAGATCCAACCAACGTACAATTGGATATTTATATTGCATTAGCCTGA